The following are from one region of the Amycolatopsis sp. QT-25 genome:
- a CDS encoding LLM class F420-dependent oxidoreductase has translation MDLRIFTEPQQGASYEDLLRVAKATEDAGYDAFFRSDHYLKMGSATGLPGPTDAWITLAGLARETSRVRLGTLVTAATFRHPSVLAISVAQVDQMSGGRVELGLGSGWYDDEHTAYGLDLPPIKERFDRYAEQLAVVTGLWGTPEGETFSFDGEHYRLVDSPGLPKPAQRPRPPVIIGGSGKKRTPALAARYADEFNLPFVRPDFAAEQFGRVDEAARQLGRDPEEILRSAALVVAVGRDEAEVAKRADVLGREVAELRENGLAGTPSEIVDKIGQWREKTGITRLYLQLLDLSDLDQVELIASEVAPQLD, from the coding sequence GTGGACCTCAGGATCTTTACCGAGCCCCAGCAGGGGGCCAGTTACGAAGACCTGCTCCGGGTGGCCAAGGCCACCGAGGACGCGGGTTACGACGCCTTCTTCCGCAGCGACCACTACCTGAAAATGGGTTCGGCGACCGGCCTGCCCGGGCCGACCGACGCGTGGATCACCCTCGCGGGTCTCGCCCGTGAGACCAGCCGTGTCCGCCTGGGCACCCTCGTCACCGCCGCCACCTTCCGGCATCCGTCGGTGCTGGCGATCTCGGTCGCGCAGGTGGACCAGATGTCCGGTGGGCGCGTCGAACTCGGCCTCGGCTCGGGCTGGTACGACGACGAGCACACCGCCTACGGCCTCGACCTGCCGCCGATCAAGGAGCGTTTCGACCGCTACGCCGAGCAGCTGGCCGTCGTCACCGGCCTGTGGGGGACACCGGAAGGGGAGACGTTCTCCTTCGACGGCGAGCACTACCGGCTCGTCGACTCGCCGGGGTTGCCCAAGCCGGCGCAGCGGCCCCGGCCGCCGGTGATCATCGGGGGTAGCGGCAAGAAGCGCACCCCGGCACTCGCCGCCCGGTACGCGGACGAGTTCAACCTGCCGTTCGTGAGGCCCGACTTCGCCGCCGAGCAGTTCGGCCGCGTCGACGAGGCCGCCCGCCAGCTCGGCCGCGACCCCGAGGAGATCCTTCGCTCGGCGGCGCTCGTCGTCGCCGTGGGCCGCGACGAGGCCGAGGTCGCGAAGCGCGCCGACGTGCTCGGCCGAGAGGTCGCGGAGCTGCGGGAGAACGGACTCGCGGGGACGCCGTCGGAAATCGTCGACAAGATCGGGCAGTGGCGGGAGAAGACCGGCATCACCCGGCTGTACCTGCAACTGCTGGACCTCTCGGATCTGGACCAGGTCGAGTTGATCGCTTCCGAGGTCGCTCCTCAGCTGGACTGA
- a CDS encoding oxidoreductase, protein MAAHTRWTEADIPDQTGRTVFVTGANSGLGLRMSEVLAGKGARVLLGCRSPERGAKALEQVRAAATGEAPELVRLDLADLDSVREAVKKVQDLTGGKLDVLVNNAGVMATPRGHTKDGFETQFGTNHLGHAVLTWLLMPSLRDGSGARVVTLSSVAATGARIDVADPNFERRMYNPGSAYGQSKLSNQVFALELDRRLRAAGEDVLSVAAHPGYTWTGLGSGMARSYRNPVVRALVGAGNRICEIFAAQNVRQGTLPQLFAATAPEVEGGDYIGPRGLGGLRGAPVKVRPLPAARSESLGAALWDVTTKLTGATPDPA, encoded by the coding sequence ATGGCTGCTCACACGCGCTGGACCGAGGCCGACATCCCGGATCAGACCGGCCGGACCGTGTTCGTCACGGGGGCGAACTCAGGGCTCGGGCTGCGCATGTCCGAGGTGCTCGCGGGCAAGGGGGCCCGCGTGCTGCTCGGCTGCCGTTCACCGGAGCGCGGCGCCAAGGCGCTGGAGCAGGTGCGCGCGGCGGCGACCGGGGAAGCGCCCGAACTCGTCCGGCTGGACCTCGCCGACCTCGACTCGGTTCGCGAAGCCGTGAAGAAGGTCCAGGACCTGACGGGCGGCAAGCTCGACGTCCTGGTCAACAACGCGGGCGTGATGGCGACTCCGCGCGGTCACACCAAGGACGGCTTCGAGACCCAGTTCGGCACGAATCATCTCGGGCACGCGGTGCTGACCTGGCTGCTCATGCCGTCGTTGCGCGACGGCTCGGGAGCGCGGGTCGTGACCTTGTCGAGTGTCGCGGCGACAGGTGCGCGCATCGACGTCGCCGACCCGAACTTCGAACGCCGGATGTACAACCCCGGTTCGGCCTACGGCCAGTCGAAACTCTCCAATCAGGTGTTCGCGCTCGAACTCGACCGCAGGCTGCGCGCCGCGGGTGAGGACGTCCTCAGTGTGGCGGCGCACCCCGGCTACACGTGGACCGGACTCGGTTCCGGAATGGCCCGCTCCTACCGCAACCCCGTGGTGCGCGCGCTCGTCGGCGCGGGCAACCGGATCTGCGAGATCTTCGCCGCCCAGAACGTCCGCCAGGGCACGCTCCCGCAGTTGTTCGCGGCGACCGCCCCCGAGGTCGAAGGCGGCGACTACATCGGCCCGCGCGGACTCGGCGGACTTCGCGGCGCCCCGGTCAAGGTGCGCCCTCTGCCGGCCGCGAGAAGCGAATCGCTCGGTGCCGCGTTGTGGGACGTGACCACCAAGTTGACGGGCGCCACCCCCGACCCCGCGTGA
- a CDS encoding TetR/AcrR family transcriptional regulator encodes MRSRRLDYSESTRSALVESAVELFTERGYAGTSLDEIAKRARVTKGALYHHFSGKQALFEAAFDTVESQVFDRLEKIMNGPASPWERALSGLRGFLQSCLDPAYQRIAIHEAPVVMGWERWREAEERCSFGLVRTGIQSLIEVGEVDEVPVDVTARLLFGALSSAAIEIASSPEPKKVSAQVEEVLVRLLVGFRRVPAAEHGKAS; translated from the coding sequence ATGAGGTCAAGGCGGCTGGACTATTCCGAGTCCACCCGGTCGGCACTCGTCGAGAGTGCCGTGGAGCTGTTCACCGAACGCGGATACGCCGGCACGTCTCTCGACGAGATCGCCAAGCGGGCCAGGGTGACGAAGGGCGCGCTCTACCACCATTTCAGTGGGAAGCAGGCGCTTTTCGAGGCTGCCTTCGACACGGTCGAGAGCCAGGTCTTCGACCGGCTCGAAAAGATCATGAACGGCCCCGCCTCGCCGTGGGAGCGGGCGCTGTCGGGGTTGCGCGGTTTCCTGCAGAGCTGCCTCGACCCGGCGTATCAGCGCATCGCCATCCACGAGGCGCCGGTGGTGATGGGCTGGGAACGCTGGCGCGAGGCGGAGGAACGGTGCAGTTTCGGCCTGGTCCGCACCGGGATCCAGTCGCTCATCGAGGTCGGCGAGGTCGACGAGGTCCCGGTGGACGTCACCGCGCGGCTGCTGTTCGGCGCGCTGTCGAGCGCCGCCATCGAGATCGCGAGTTCGCCGGAGCCGAAGAAGGTCAGCGCCCAGGTCGAGGAGGTCCTGGTGCGGTTGCTGGTGGGATTCCGCCGGGTGCCGGCCGCCGAGCACGGGAAGGCGAGCTGA
- a CDS encoding DedA family protein, which yields MALVTDLLNWLQSLPEPGLVAATGGLVFAECTIGLGFIAPGESGLLIAATTATSVSRFLTLWAVVTVCAALGDSLGYAIGKRFGPRLRETKLIRKYGLDAWDKATGVLERRGAWAVFFARFLPVIRTLTPAASGTSGLPFRKFLPAAAAGAACWSAIHIGIGAALGEAAKKVEGVLNTGGLVIVGVLVGVAVFFLMRYKKKKALAAVPVEDATPAKVGAED from the coding sequence GTGGCGTTGGTAACCGATCTTCTCAATTGGCTGCAGAGTCTCCCGGAACCGGGACTGGTCGCGGCGACCGGCGGACTGGTGTTCGCCGAATGCACCATCGGGCTCGGCTTCATCGCACCCGGTGAATCGGGGTTGCTGATCGCGGCCACGACGGCGACGTCGGTCTCCCGGTTCCTGACCCTGTGGGCCGTCGTGACGGTCTGCGCCGCACTCGGCGACTCGCTCGGCTACGCGATCGGCAAACGCTTCGGCCCACGCCTGCGCGAGACGAAGCTGATCCGCAAGTACGGCCTCGACGCCTGGGACAAGGCCACGGGTGTGCTCGAACGACGAGGTGCCTGGGCGGTGTTCTTCGCGCGGTTCCTCCCGGTGATCCGCACGCTGACCCCGGCGGCGTCCGGGACGTCGGGGCTGCCGTTCCGCAAGTTCCTGCCCGCCGCCGCGGCGGGCGCGGCCTGCTGGTCGGCCATCCACATCGGCATCGGCGCCGCCCTCGGCGAGGCCGCCAAGAAGGTCGAAGGTGTGCTCAACACCGGCGGCCTGGTGATCGTCGGGGTGCTGGTGGGGGTCGCCGTGTTCTTCCTAATGCGCTACAAGAAGAAGAAAGCGCTCGCCGCCGTCCCGGTCGAAGACGCCACTCCCGCGAAGGTCGGCGCGGAAGACTAG
- the lipA gene encoding lipoyl synthase, translated as MSAAPDGRKLLRLEVRNSQTPIEKKPSWIKTRARMGPEFTELKGLVRREGLHTVCEEAGCPNIYECWEDREATFLIGGDQCTRRCDFCQIDTGKPAELDRTEPCKVAESVQAMGLRYSTVTGVARDDLEDGGAWLYAETVRQIHALNPGTGVELLIPDFHAVPGQLAEVFGSRPEVLAHNVETVPRIFKRIRPGFRYARSLEVITRAREAGLVTKSNLILGMGETPEEVAPAMRDLVEAGCEILTITQYLRPSPRHHPVDRWVKPEEFVEHSQAAEALGFAGVMAGPLVRSSYRAGRLFAQTKAHRGEALSENLAHLAAEGPAAQEASSLLAR; from the coding sequence GTGAGTGCTGCCCCAGATGGCCGCAAGCTGTTGCGGCTCGAGGTTCGGAATTCCCAGACCCCGATCGAGAAGAAGCCGTCGTGGATCAAGACTCGGGCGCGGATGGGGCCGGAGTTCACCGAGCTCAAGGGTCTGGTCAGGCGTGAGGGCTTGCACACTGTGTGTGAGGAGGCGGGTTGTCCCAATATTTATGAGTGCTGGGAGGACCGTGAGGCGACGTTTTTGATTGGTGGGGATCAGTGCACGCGTCGGTGTGATTTTTGTCAGATCGACACCGGTAAGCCCGCTGAGCTGGATCGCACCGAGCCGTGCAAGGTCGCCGAGAGTGTGCAGGCGATGGGTTTGCGTTATTCGACGGTGACCGGTGTGGCGCGTGATGATCTGGAGGATGGTGGTGCGTGGCTGTATGCGGAGACCGTGCGTCAGATTCACGCGTTGAATCCGGGTACGGGTGTGGAGTTGTTGATCCCGGATTTCCATGCCGTTCCTGGTCAGTTGGCTGAGGTGTTCGGTTCGCGGCCTGAGGTGCTGGCGCACAATGTGGAGACGGTGCCGCGGATTTTCAAGCGGATTCGGCCGGGTTTCCGGTATGCGCGGTCGTTGGAGGTGATCACGCGGGCTCGTGAGGCTGGTTTGGTGACGAAGTCGAATCTGATCCTGGGGATGGGTGAGACGCCGGAGGAGGTGGCTCCGGCGATGAGGGATCTGGTCGAGGCGGGGTGTGAGATCCTCACGATCACCCAGTACCTGCGGCCCTCGCCTCGGCATCACCCGGTGGACCGGTGGGTCAAGCCGGAGGAGTTCGTGGAACATTCGCAGGCGGCCGAAGCGTTGGGGTTCGCGGGTGTGATGGCGGGGCCGCTGGTTCGTTCGTCGTATCGGGCCGGTCGCTTGTTCGCGCAGACGAAGGCTCACCGCGGTGAAGCGCTGTCGGAGAACCTGGCCCACCTCGCCGCCGAAGGACCCGCCGCCCAAGAAGCCAGCTCACTGCTGGCGCGGTGA